TTGAGGTTTCTGATAGAATTTCGGAACGATAGCTATCAGGGATACTATAGCTCTCCCAATCTCAACACTTCATTAATTGGAGAAGGATCTTGGGATGCAAAGAGTAATCGGCTTTGTATCATTGCTTGCCGAATCTATGATGCATCGAGCTCCTTGGAGAAGTCTCATGTTGGAGACTGCACGACACGGTTGAGCTTAAGATTCCCAGCAATCTTGTCTATCAGAAACACAAGCACCATTCTAGGAGAAATTTGGAGTGAGAAGCCTAGGAATGAAGGTGGTTTCTTTGACAGGGTCGAGTTCCGAAATACTGGACGTTATGGAGGAGGAATTCAACTTCAAGGTTTGAAGTATGTATACACGGAAATGGACGAAGTGGAGAAATCATGTCCAAAGAAGAATCCTAAGACTAAAAGCATTAAGGGACACTATCCAGATGGCTATTCTGGTAATCTGGGTTTTAGTATGTCGATCATCAAAGGTTCCAAAGGAAGAATCGGATGGGGTTCTTCGGATCCTCTTGCGGTAGGTGATCAGCAAGATCAGAGATTTCCGTCTCTAATACCATCCTCAAGCTCAAAGCCTAAAAGTTCTGGCGTTGAATCCAATTCCAGCAGTGGCTTGCTTAATATCAGCTATAAAATGAGTATCATGTTGCGTAGTTCGGAATTGGATGGTGGCCTTAATCTGGTTAACGAATCTTCAAATGAATATTTGGAAACCGAAATCCAAATTTCTGCTGAAGGGGTTTATGATACAGCAACAGGTAGCCTATGCATGGTTGGCTGCAAACATTTAAGGTCAGGTGACAAAACATTTTCAAGCCATTCGATGGATTGCGAGATCCTGGTGAAAATCAATTTTCCTCCATTGAACTCGGACAGGAGAAGTAAGATCAAAGGAAGCATCGAAAGCACACGTGAAGAAATTGATCCTCTGTCCTTCAAGCCCCTGCAGTTTTCGGGAAGAGCTTATTATCGCAGTTGGGTTGCGGAATCAATTTGGAGAATGGATTTCGAGATGATCATGTTGGTAATATCCAATACTCTTGCAATTATCTTTGTTGCATTTCAAATCTTTCATGTCAGGAAGCACCGTGGCATTGGTCCTCTGGTTTCACTTCTAATGCTTGTTATTCTAGCCCTGGGACACTTGATCCCTTTGGTTCTAAACCTCGAAGCAATGTTCATTCAAGATAGCGAGAGATCGGTCTTGATTAGAGGTGGAACGTGGCTCGAAATGAACGAGGTTATCATTAGAGTCGTCACAATGGTGGCTTTTCTGCTGCAAGTCCGTCTTCTGATGCTCTCATGGACTGCTAGATGCTACACTGAAAAGAAAAAGACCTTTTGGATTGCAGAAAAAAGGGGGATCTATGTGTGTGTTCCAGTGTACGTAATCGGAGCTATTATCGCCTTTTTGGTTAAGTCAAGGCAGAATGTACATCTAACTTGGTACTACATAGATGAAATCATTTTGGGGAGTTCAAGAGCTTATGCTGGTTTGGTACTGGATGCCTTTCTTTTTCCACAAATAATCTTCAATATGTTCCAGAACTTGAGAGAACCAgcactttctcatttcttttacaTCGGAATCACCCTTGTTCGCCTCGTACCCCATGGATATGATCTGTACAGAGCAAACAGCTATGCTGATATAGATGACTCGTACATCTACGGAGATCATGGTGCAGATTACTACTCAACTGCTTGGGACTTCATTATTATTGTGTTGGGTATATTCTTTGCTGTGATCATACACTACCAACAGCGCCTCGGTGGTCGATATTTCCTTCCGAAGAGGTTCCAAGAATCTGTGATAGATGAGGAATTTCCGGTAGATTCAGAAGAACAATTGCCATTGAGATATAGCACCTAGTGCATGCTTTAAGTGTTGTTAACTACTTTTGCTTACCATGGACTTGTTTTTAGTACTGATtcgaaataataaaaagaactgTTCTAAAAAATGTTCTATTGTAGCTTAGGTGAGTGTTGGGTAAGAATATATGTCCAATATGAATAAATTTGAAGAGTACATCTCCTTATCCATGTTTAAATATGTACCCAACATGGATACAAAGAGAAGATTTAAACTGATAATAATTCATTAATCATACGAAGTCCATAGATATGACCATTCCATCATAGTGTACAATGAGACTCAGACATAAGACAGACAGGCATGAAAACGCATTCAATGTCTCAAACTACAACAACAAAACaccaatttattcaactcaatttcattatttttaggtCCTAATATTGCTATGGACTAAAACATCATGGTTCTATGTCTGCTTAATGAGTGCCACATGTGCAGTCTGTGCAGCTGCAGCTATCTCCACACTTGCACTTGCCATCGTTCTCTGCCACAGCCTCGACCACTACAGTGCTGATGTAGCTGCAAAGAAATATCACAACAGATTATATTTAAGCATATGTGTTGGACTGTGCAAAGCATAGCTCCTTTTTTTGCTTCTCTAGGTAAGAATATGATTACTTATCCAAATGGGTtcaattttggttaaattattcAATATTGGTCCTAATATACCTCTTTTCAGTCTCAATGACCAAGCTATTTCCTTTCTTCCTGTAAGCATAACAAAAAAAAGCCTTCAGTTTCAATGATAATTGATTGCAAACTCATGCATTTAGTCACAACAaccttaataaatttatattttatctatgaaaaaaattataattaaattccgaccgctaaaaaatattttttatgaatttgccCCTAGTAGTATGCAGCTAAAAAACATGCAGAACTAACTTAGGAACAATAACAAAATCAAAGAACCACACACAACAGTAGAAACTGGTCGAAAGCTGATGATGGAAGGATGATTTCTTACACGCACTGGCTCTTGTCAGAGCAGTCGCAGTTGCCGCACTTGTCAGACATGATGAATTTGAAAGAGTTGAGAAGTAAAAGGTTTGTTTGAGTTTCTAAAGTAGTTAAGCTAACTTGCGATGTATATCCAAAGCTATGCACTTGATGTATTTATAGAAGAGGAAGTACATGGAAATGGTGCAAAGGGAAGGCATCTGTAGGGGCCCAAGCAGGCATGAGAGAAGCACACGCCTCTGCTACAAGAGTTCAAAGGAAAGGAATCTTGATAATGGAGGCAAAGGAAAGGTTGGCTTACTGTCCTCCTCTCATGTCTATATCATTTGGAATTTTCTTTTAGGTTGTCTTTTAGAATGTAATCCCAAAATCTATGCAATATGGACTCtacccaaaaagaaaaatcaaattcaactTTGAATTGGTGCTGCCTTATCATGATCATAGTTTTCAAATTAGAATTTTGATCTAAATATAAATTGAGAGTACGAAAAATATTCTATTCCtgtaaaataacaaaaagaatgGTATAAGGTAAGTAGGGTTTAGATAAGTATTCTTGAACAGAATAAACCAGTTATAATGGAAGAGACGACTACGACCACCAATTTCACTTAaattttagacttacgatttagagAAACCTGAAagaaataaacttaataaaaatgaaattttattgaataaatgaAAGGAACAAAAGTAGAGCTTTTTGGGAGAGGGAGCTTTTAcagaaaagatgaaataaaaatgaaattttattgaataaatgaAAGGAACAAAAGTAGAGCTTTTTGGGAGAGGGAGCTTTTACAGAAAAGATGAGTGAAatttgtgtcactccatcccctatttatagtacgcAGAAGACCTAATTTATTCCtatctaaattttaaaagataaataaagataaaagttaaaattaaatctaaataataatcttaacagtaatcctaatataattaaaatttaaatagagtagtgtgtttataaaatctcttctttgaacTGTTGCCCCCAAGTCTTCCACACTTCGCATTTTCGGCACCACTTCTTTCCTATTTTGCATACTAtcccattttatctttaaatttacgCTTTTTGCCACTAAATTttcttttgccttcaatttagtccctacaagataaaaaaccataaataactcaaattagtaagatcatactcaaaataaatatgtaattaatacataaaaatatgtcattccaGAGTATTATCAATAAGAGTTAATTGCACCAAAAATTTTAAACGTTCTAATTATGTCTCCACACTATCAATGTTATACTAATGAGGTGCTTTCGTcactaaaatcattaatttaattgtCAAATGAGACGTCAGATCTTCTGTGATAtaatctaaaatgaaaaatttaaagaaaaatgaatattgtaaaaatggATGTGGTAAAAAGCTTTTACAGAAACTATTGTTCACTCTATCTTTTTttggttttactttatttttagtttttaattttaaaaattatgcggcaacgttttatttttcttttaaatttttatcttaaattatgtcatataaaattttacgtgtcatttaattgttaaattaacaGTTTCAAAATAAGAAGAATCTGATTGAtataatatcaataatttaagaatataattaaaatattttaaagttaaaagacTAATCTAAAATAAGAATTATAGTTTGGGTATGTATCAAGCAATTAACTCAATAAATAAATGTGAGTGGCAGTCATTTACATCAATATGTTATATAAGTGGGTTTGGCATCATATCTTATATGTtattttcacatttatttatttatcttatttattttatttttaaaatatgagaTTCTAGTAGGGTTTGTGAAAAATTGTCCtttaggtaattttttttttaaatgttaactCTCccttgaaaaataagaaaatttattttttggctCATTTAAAAGGAATATAAAAATTAGGAGCATGTGTGATCAAATATGTTTgattacattttttatataatattaagagtAAGGGATGataaaagttatacaatatcttaataataacaacaaaattgtaacaacataataataaaatagtaacaaagtagtgaaaaataacaagaaaatagtataaaagaaaaaagaaaacaataaagtTTTGCATATTCAGGCTAGGCTAGACAAAAAAGGCTTATCTAAGACttgacccgttttctaaatggatcttatttttttatcttaaaatttattattcagaaaataaaatgaaattttcatcTCTTTTCTTCCTTTGTTGTCCAACTAAATTGCTAGGTGGGGATATTTAATTTTTGAGGTTTTTGACATATTTTGGTGAGGATTTAGATGTTTTTAGGTAAGGTTTGGGTTGAAACTTGCTAGGATTTATTGAGTTTTAGAGAAGCAAAGAGAGTCTCATTGTATTGAATGCGTCTACATTAATTGATTTAAGAGTTTTGATGTTTAATTATTGTTGTTAAAAGTGGTAGAAGAGTAATCGAATTTGTAGTGAATGTTGGATACGAATATACGTAGAACATGAATAAATTTGAAGATTATACCTCTTTGTTCATGGAACAGATTTGTGCTAATAATCATTCATTAATCAGACAAAGTCCATAGACATGGCCATTCTATCATGGTATACAATGAGGCGGAGACAAACATGCAACACGCCACCAATTAttcaacttaatttaattatggACTAAAACATCGTGCAGTTCTATATATGTCTGCTTAATGATTGCCACATGTGCAGTTTGTGCAGCTGCAGCTAGTTCCACACTTGCACTTGCCATCGTTCTCTGCCACAGCCTCGACCACTACAGTGCTGATGTAGCTGCACAAGAATAACACAACAGATTATGTTTAGCATATGTAAAAGCAACTTTAAACTTCTTAATTCTCAATTTTCAACAGTGCAAGGCATAGTTCCTTCGTTTTTGCTTCTGTAGGTAAGTAATACGATAAATGGAAGTATTACTGCATGTATGTAGCGAATCATGCATTAGACTGACAAAATATATACCTTTTCTCAGTCTCAATGACCAAGGCGTTTCCTTTCTTCCTGTAAGCATTGAAAAAAAGGCCTTTAGTTTCAATGAATATTGATTTCAAACTCATGCGCTTAGTTGTAACAAGCTTAGCAATACTGGTGTCTGATATTCGAGCAAGAGTATAAGAATATGAACCTCCGGTTGACACATATCTATATCCTACACTCGCGTACTGGGTAACATTCTTGAGGAAACATGGGTTCATAAATGCTTTTGAAAAAGCTTTGGTCCAGCTTAGTGGTGACATATATGTAGTAAAGTGCAGCTAGAAATCATGCAGAACAAAAACAACAACATGATCTCAAAATCACACACAAGACTGGAAACTGCTGGAAAGCTCCATCGTGGATGGATGATTATGGATCACTTACACACACTGGCTCTTGTCAGAGCAGTCGCAGTTGCCGCACTTGTCAGCCATGGTGAATTTGAGAGAGTTGAGAAGTAAAAGGTTTGTTTGAGTTTCTAAAGTAGTTAGCTAACTTGCAATGTATCTCCAAAGCTATGCAATTGATGTATTTATAGATGAGGAAGTACATTGAAATGGTGAAAAGGGAAGGCATCTGTGGGGGCCCAAGCAGGTCTCTGCTACAGGTATTCGAAGAAAGGAATATTGATAATGGAGGTAGGGAAATGGATGGCTTGCTATCCTCCTCTCATGTCCTTATCATttggaatttttactttttttaagacGGTGTTTGAGAATTCGGATTTCAAAATAggataaattgtataataaaaGCATAtattatatctgtttttttttatatatagtcacTTCTCAATTTACAAGTAAAAGGATAatgtattttaactattttatttttctttacaagtcaattatttaaaatgtgaacattataatattttaaaataaaatttaattaattaatttgtatagtaattttaaaaaatataatttttaatttaactaaaagtttaattataaattataaattataatataaatatatattttcaattgaGTATTAAAAAGATTATGATATTTTATACAGATATATAACTTGTTTTCACTTACACTTTGTTATTGAGTTATACAAGATTTGaagattataattataaaatttacaattatattttattatcaagTTTTTGTTTTAAAGTTACATATAATTATAAAACTAGAGTATGAGGAGTATAAGCTTATCCATTTGATAGCCTTTGTGAAGGAAGGAGAAGAGTTTGAAATGTGGGAGGACTATCCTTATCTCTTAAATGAGATGGCAAGCAGACTGCTAGCTAGAAATTCATGCATCTTTGAATCACCAATTCAATTAATAAGCTTAACTAAAGGAAATAAGGACTTTACATCCACCAATTAAAGCAACCTATATGTACCCTTTTACAGTCTGCAATGTTCCATGTATCAATTCATTACAtcattccttcaactctgctatATATTATTACCGTCTCCAGATAACCAAACCTTTTACTGCTAacttgtaaaaaaattatgaaaatacaacAGAGATCATTGAGACATTGTTGAAGTTGGCTTGCATGCAGACCAAGAAGCAGACCAAGCTATCCGAGCCATGCAAGTTGCAGCTGAAGCTTACGCTGCTcatgttttgttactttcaaatagatattttattactTGGTTAGATATGAACTAAGTTGTTGATATgcttgatgtaattaggtgctgataGATTGATAAATCAGCTTTACCAAGTGTACAAACAATGTTTATCAAAAAGTTACTAAGCCACTTAGTGGAGTTaggtatgtgtttaggtaacattttcttatttttgacCAGCTGATTGCTTGGTATATGTAATGGCATTGTGCCGTCATTCAAATGTAATGAAATCTTTCAGAAAATTCTTCTTCATTTGGTCTTTACTTAAGCATTTTTGTTCATAAAGCTCTTgctgtttttgttttgtttgttgagCAAGATATCAATGCTTTATGCTTAAGTTTCTGTCAAAATTTCTCATTCTGTTTTCTTAGTTCCTACAGACATTTTGTTCTCCTTTCTCCTTTACTAAGCAGTGGCAAAGATTattgagactaaattgaaatccaTGAAAGAAGACATAAACAACACCACCATACAAAATGTTACACTCAAACAAACCATTACAGATAGTACGAAATGCAATGAAAGACAGAGGAATTGGTACAATAATAAAGACAGACAGATACCAATGCAACCCTTCACCATAGGCAAAACGGTCTACAAAACAAGAAATTAGGAAAATACAACACTAATTCTTGAACATCATTTGCAGTAATTAGATCCTTCTTCGTCCACTGCTGCGATTGCCTTTCTTTGATTTCTTCTTCGACTCTTCTCATGTTGGTTTTCAACCAAATTCACCAACCATTTCGGCTTTCCAGTTTGGAAAACAACATATCCCACCAACATTCCGAACACTACTCCGCATCCATAACCTATCAACACCACTTTCCAACCAAAAGCAATGTTTGATTTTGAGCCATCTTTTTCAAGCACATTTGGAGGTGCTGgctgttggaacaatggcagcagcaaaaaGTGAACAGAGAGAACAGAATAATGAAACACCAAGAGCATAAGCTCTAAAACAGCAAgcagaaaagaagaaaacaaaaacagaaaacTCAAGAGCAAAAAACATGTAACCGAATGGAATACCAttacttttcatttcatttgaaaatataagAGTTACAAAATTAGAATGTCAGTTACCTAAACTTATAACTGCTCCCACCTATTTTGGCAAGTTGCCAACTAAAGTAATACAAAAGAAAGCTGAACAATTTTCAGCCATTACATCCATCAATTCAAATCTTAACAACTCTAAAAGTCTAGTTACATTCAACTTGGATAGCATTACAAAATGATtcaaaagtaaacaaaataaacaaaatggaTAAGCTGCTTCTGGTCTTGCTGGAATGCTGGTCTGCTGCAGCTGCTGGTCTGCTTCATGGCCttctgttgcattgcagtccatgcTCAACACTGGCTCAATGATGTTGGAACCTTTCGAGAGACCGGAAATCAACATAGTCCCTTATTTCCTTCATATGAATCATTTCCAAATGTGTTGAATTGTTTGCCTTGAGGAATCTGACCATGGAGTTGATTGTCAGAAACATTTAAGGACGAAAGAAATGGCAGATCTGCCAATCTATTTGGAATCGTCCCAGACAACCTGTTTGAAGATAGGTCCAACCATTCAAGACTTTTCAAATTCCCTATTGAGGTGGGGATATCACCATTAAGGTTATTATGAGAAAGGTTGAGCCCTTTCAGTAAGTTAAGCTTCCCAATAACCTTTGGACCCCCTTCAAACTGATTTTTTGATAGATCAATGATCATCCACATGGTGAAAGTTTTCACCAATTCCCTATCTTGTCCTTTCATAACAATTCCAATGGAATAGGTATAGAAGCGACAACCTTGAGGATCATTCACCCCCATGTAAGACACTGTACTACCAATCTTCTCTAGATTTATGATAGCCTTGAAGCTGTTGATGTATCTCACTGGTAGGGGTCCAGAAAAATAGTTACTTGAGAGGTCAAAATTTTGGATTTTAGAGAAAAAAGGGCTAGACCTGGAGCTATTGACACGCAAGGAACCATGCATATGATTTGACTTCAATACAAGAATTTGCAAAAATGGAAGACTTCCCAACCAATGAGGAAATGTATCATTAATCTTGTTGTTACCAAGATCTAGCACTTCCAGACCTCTACAATTAAGGATGGATGGTGCCAAAGGCCCTTCTAACAAATTTCCATTTAAGTTGAAATTACTCAATCGGCATCCCTTTGCAAATGTTGGAGGAATCGTCCCATAAAACTTGTTCTTCTtcagattcaagaattcaagGCTGTTGCTCAAATTTCCAAAACATTGCGGAATTGTTCCACTCAAGTAATTGTGGGACAAATCAAGAATTCGAAGAAGTGGCATTGCATATTAAAGAAGAGACCTCTCCACTGAAACTATTATTTGAGATCAAAAAGACATGGATGGTCGAAGCTAGAATCGGAAGATTTCCACTGATCAAACTGGAGCTTAAGTCAAGAACTTCAATATCCTTCCATGGAAAGTGCTAAACTTCTGTCAAAGAGTTGTGAGATACGTTTAAGAAAGACAAAGAGTCATTCCCCACCTCTAGCATCCACGGTGGAATCTTGCCTTGAATTTTGTTGCAAGAGAGGTCTACGCTTTCCAAACTTTTAAGCCCTTTCAAAAATTGAGGGAATTCACTAAGATTGCACGATGACAAAAGTAAGTCTGTAAGATTAGGCAATATATGATTAGCACTAGATGTACTATTAGATGTTAAGGATAGGCTGTTATATGAAAGGTCGAGAAGTCTTAGATTTGGAAGGTTTGAGAACATGCTAAACTCTATGACACCACTAAGATTATTTGAGGATAAAACGAGGAAGGTAAGATTGAGAAGTTGGAATATTGAAGATGGAAGAGGACCTTGGAGTTTATTAATGTTTAGATATAAATATTCTAGTGATTTGGATTGGAATTCTTCGATATGCCCACTGAATTGATTTTGAGAGAGATATATTGTTTTTAAGGAGGGAGCAGTATACAACCATGACGGAAGCGTTCCATTGAGTAAATTGTCAGATAAGCCTAAAGATATTAGATTAGGACAAGCAGTTACATCATCTGGAATGGAACCTTCTAATGTATTTTCAGATATTTCCAAGTATTCAAGTTGCGTTAGGTTTAGAATTGATAATGGAATTCATCAACTCAATTGGTTTCTTGACAAGCCTAATTGAGTGAGTTGCAATAGGTTTCCCAATGATTTTGGAATCTGTCCACTCAATTGGTTCTAATGGAAGCTTAAATAAGTGAGTTGCAAGATGTTACCCAATGATCTTAAAATTTGTCCACTCAATTGGTTCACCGACAAGTCTAAATGAGTGAGTTGCAAGAGATTTTCCAGTGATCTTGGAACCGTTGTTGATAAGTTGGAATTGGAGAGATCTAAAAACTTCAAGGACACAAGATTCCCCATCGAGTCGGGCAATCCTCCAAAAAATTTGCGCCTGAAATTATCAATTGCTCCaaagatgataaatttgtgaTTGAGACAGACAATCCTTGAAAGGAAGAATTTCCTGATAAATCCAAGTACTCTAAGGCCTGTAGATTGTCAACTGAATCAATGAATTCTGTAGAGGAGGACATCCACGACAGATCCAAATGCTCAAGATTGCTGCTCCGATTGAACTTCAAAGGATCAAGATTGAGGTTTTGGTTGCCTCCcaagttgaggagattgaggtttggCAAATCAAAAATGTTTTTTGGGAATTTTCCTTGCAAATCACAACCAGCAAGACTGAGAGACCTTAGAGAAGAGGATAGATTCATGAAGACATGAGCATTAACAGAAGACATGTTGATTCCATCCAAAAACAGATGTCTGACCTCGGTTAGGTTTTGAACAAGTCCCTCCAGAGCATGTTTGTCAAATGTAAATTGCTCATAGTAATAAATCGAAGAGGAGAGATCAAGTGAAACCAATTTTGACAGGTGGGAGACTCGGGATGGGACTTCTCCTGCAAACCCTGTATGAGAAAGGTTGAGGTAGAATAGGCTCGTAAACCGATCCAACTTGGATGGAATTTGGGAAAGATTAAAATTATTGAAGGCAATGTTGAGTTTTTGAAGCTGAGGAAGAAGGAAGAGAGTGGTATTGGAAGGGAAGTTGCCATATAGCCAACTGCAGCTCAAGTCAAGGGCAATAGCATGAGCATTTAGATGGTCCCATGAGCAGCAATCTGTACCCTCCTTCCATGAATTTGTCTTGGGATAAGATTTAGGGCCAGCAATCTCATCGCAATACAAAGAAGCACCCTCTGTTATGGAAAAGGAGTTCTTGAACTGGATTAGTGAAGAGCAGAAGTGAGAtcctgaagaagaaaaagaagcatAAAGATGGGGAAAGAAGAGGAATAGGCAGAGAAAGAGATAGGAGGCCGTGTTATGTTTGTAGAGGAAGATGAAGGATAGGAATGGTATTTATAGGCAACAAATAATATGTTagtcttctttcttttcttttacattaacAACCAATTAGTCTTCTTTCTtaccatatatttttcattcttaaaattggatttatttttttttagcaAAATCTTCCCTAAACAACTACAAAAATTAAGATTGATGAGATTACGAAGTAGATTGATTTAGTCTTCTTCTCTATAACACCTAAAGAATGTGTATGTCTATTCACTTGCCAGTCAACCAAAACTAATTTATGTGGAAATTCTTTTCCACACAAAAGAACAAAATTGTACTCTATTCACTACGTTTGAGGAAGAAGACTGCTAGAAATTTAATCCACCGATTCCATAAAAacgtgtatatttatatatatttataagctCATAATTCAAATCTAAAACCTCATTTGTTATAAATTCTGATAAATTTATTTGGGAATAGTTATTTTTCATTCGTTAATTATTTCTCttttaatcaagtaaaaaaaaattaaaaccaaaaagacataatgatttatttggcatttttttaactttacaaaCAAAAAGTCATTTTAGAGTTTCATTTTCTTGTCTCTTTTAGCCTTAAAACTTGTATGGTTCACTAAATCATCCAAAAAACATgatgaaaaagttaacatttgttaactaACAAAACTAACACTTACGTGGCTGATGTTGAC
The genomic region above belongs to Gossypium hirsutum isolate 1008001.06 chromosome D05, Gossypium_hirsutum_v2.1, whole genome shotgun sequence and contains:
- the LOC107904378 gene encoding receptor-like protein 9DC3; amino-acid sequence: MPLLRILDLSHNYLSGTIPQCFGNLSNSLEFLNLKKNKFYGTIPPTFAKGCRLSNFNLNGNLLEGPLAPSILNCRGLEVLDLGNNKINDTFPHWLGSLPFLQILVLKSNHMHGSLRVNSSRSSPFFSKIQNFDLSSNYFSGPLPVRYINSFKAIINLEKIGSTVSYMGVNDPQGCRFYTYSIGIVMKGQDRELVKTFTMWMIIDLSKNQFEGGPKVIGKLNLLKGLNLSHNNLNGDIPTSIGNLKSLEWLDLSSNRLSGTIPNRLADLPFLSSLNVSDNQLHGSNIIEPVLSMDCNATEGHEADQQLQQTSIPARPEAAYPFCLFCLLLNHFVMLSKLNVGAVISLELMLLVFHYSVLSVHFLLLPLFQQPAPPNVLEKDGSKSNIAFGWKVVLIGYGCGVVFGMLVGYVVFQTGKPKWLVNLVENQHEKSRRRNQRKAIAAVDEEGSNYCK
- the LOC107902458 gene encoding uncharacterized protein produces the protein MDCSIFCRTKLCFNAFFFLFIISSFTCLHVVFGTASEFDYGVHCNSVVHESKPVDEEFNIMPFPGRQNGYFSGGDKVLNNPPSRSYSPPESKTFLFETHHVYTTDADDVFMVEGNLIFQTSFYYEQSISSGSSYVISSSDSSDRGTLDFDFRGFWSRTTGKLCMVGSSYAYSKEGKLLHLAAVLKINNLRKSSTIRTLVTGTLDSLNSIGDPNHFEQISLLMFPQANYAYTMVSKQFSEGCPRGADVQPMSSLRLSQTRTICDMLGGSNAFELEYTGSCNSSKSCNPFGDGIGYLPSVISLSMIQCSNDRLSLRFLIEFRNDSYQGYYSSPNLNTSLIGEGSWDAKSNRLCIIACRIYDASSSLEKSHVGDCTTRLSLRFPAILSIRNTSTILGEIWSEKPRNEGGFFDRVEFRNTGRYGGGIQLQGLKYVYTEMDEVEKSCPKKNPKTKSIKGHYPDGYSGNLGFSMSIIKGSKGRIGWGSSDPLAVGDQQDQRFPSLIPSSSSKPKSSGVESNSSSGLLNISYKMSIMLRSSELDGGLNLVNESSNEYLETEIQISAEGVYDTATGSLCMVGCKHLRSGDKTFSSHSMDCEILVKINFPPLNSDRRSKIKGSIESTREEIDPLSFKPLQFSGRAYYRSWVAESIWRMDFEMIMLVISNTLAIIFVAFQIFHVRKHRGIGPLVSLLMLVILALGHLIPLVLNLEAMFIQDSERSVLIRGGTWLEMNEVIIRVVTMVAFLLQVRLLMLSWTARCYTEKKKTFWIAEKRGIYVCVPVYVIGAIIAFLVKSRQNVHLTWYYIDEIILGSSRAYAGLVLDAFLFPQIIFNMFQNLREPALSHFFYIGITLVRLVPHGYDLYRANSYADIDDSYIYGDHGADYYSTAWDFIIIVLGIFFAVIIHYQQRLGGRYFLPKRFQESVIDEEFPVDSEEQLPLRYST